The Oncorhynchus tshawytscha isolate Ot180627B linkage group LG32, Otsh_v2.0, whole genome shotgun sequence genome includes a region encoding these proteins:
- the LOC112230374 gene encoding E3 ubiquitin-protein ligase pellino homolog 1 yields the protein MFSPDQENISTTPASTKVPVKYGELIVLGYNGSLPNGDRGRRKSRFALCRRPKASGVKPSTVHVACTPQAAKAISNKDQHSISYTLSRAQTVVVEYTHDGNTDMFQIGRSTESPIDFVVTDTVPGSQQSHGGEGQTQTQTQSIQSTISRFACRIICQRSPPYTAHIYAAGFDSSKNIFLGEKAAKWRTQEGQMDGLTTNGVLVMHPRHGFTQDSKPGVWREISVCGNVFTLRETRSAQQRGKMVESESQELVDGSLIDLCGATLLWRTAEGLSRTPTVKHLEALRQELNAGRPQCPVGFNTLAFPSLRRKEILDEKQPWAYLRCGHVHGYHAWGGQGREPEDEVVEVGRERECPMCRTRGPYVPLWLGCEAGFYLDAAPPTHAFSPCGHVCSEKTAAFWSQIPLPHGTHTFHAACPFCVQQLAGESGYLRLIFQGPLD from the exons ATGTTCTCTCCCGACCAGGAAAACATCTccaccaccccagcctccacCAAAGTGCCAGTCAAATACGGAGAGCTCATTGTTCTGGG GTACAATGGCTCCCTACCCAACGGAGACAGGGGGAGGCGGAAAAGCCGCTTTGCACTGTGCCGGAGACCCAAGGCCAGCGGGGTGAAACCCAGTACAGTGCACGTGGCGTGTACACCTCAGGCAGCCAAG GCCATCAGCAACAAGGACCAACACAGTATCTCCTACACTCTGTCCCGGGCCCAGACTGTGGTGGTGGAGTACACTCATGACGGCAATACAGACATGTTCCAG ATTGGGCGTTCCACAGAGAGCCCCATAGACTTTGTGGTGACGGACACGGTGCCTGGCAGCCAGCAGAGCCACGGGGGGGAgggccagacccagacccagacccagtctATCCAGAGCACCATCTCGCGCTTCGCCTGCCGCATCATCTGCCAGCGGAGCCCGCCGTACACCGCTCACATCTACGCCGCCGGCTTCGACTCCTCCAAGAACATCTTCCTAGGG GAGAAGGCAGCCAAGTGGAGGACACAGGAAGGACAGATGGACGGGCTGACCACTAATGGCGTGCTGGTGATGCACCCTCGCCACGGCTTCACGCAGGACTCCAAGCCGGGCGTGTGGAGAGAGATCTCTGTCTGTGGCAACGTCTTCACCCTCAGAGAGACCCGCTCTGCCCAGCAGCGGGGCAAGATG GTGGAGAGCGAGAGCCAGGAACTGGTGGATGGCTCGCTGATCGACCTGTGCGGCGCCACCCTCCTGTGGCGCACGGCCGAGGGCCTCTCGCGCACTCCCACCGTGAAGCACCTGGAGGCCCTGAGGCAGGAGCTGAATGCCGGGCGGCCCCAGTGCCCCGTGGGTTTCAACACCCTGGCCTTCCCCAGCCTCCGCCGCAAGGAGATCCTGGATGAGAAACAGCCCTGGGCCTACCTCCGATGCGGCCATGTGCACGGCTACCACGCCTGGGGAGGCCAAGGACGGGAGCCCGAGgatgaggtggtggaggtgggccGTGAGAGGGAGTGCCCCATGTGCCGAACCAGAGGGCCGTATGTACCGTTATGGCTGGGGTGTGAGGCGGGGTTTTACTTGGACGCGGCACCGCCCACACACGCCTTTAGTCCGTGCGGTCATGTGTGCTCGGAGAAGACGGCGGCGTTCTGGAGCCAGATCCCGCTGCCACACGGCACACACACTTTCCACGCCGCTTGTCCGTTCTGCGTGCAGCAACTGGCCGGCGAGAGCGGCTACCTCAGACTCATCTTCCAAGGGCCCCTGGACTAG